In Xylanibacter ruminicola 23, a single genomic region encodes these proteins:
- a CDS encoding alpha-L-arabinofuranosidase C-terminal domain-containing protein, with amino-acid sequence MNCKKSLFMGCWAAMAATAQAQITIDIDAQQRGPKVSPMLYGIFYEDINHAADGGIYAELIRNRSFEDGPRFGAPADMQGWATVAAEPSVLAARLIQDSKKTPLLNSAQHHALQLDVKASPAAPVSLINEGYWGINAVQGRTYRLSFWAKAPAYRGTVKAELRSADGKQVYAQQQVAVFAAAKKRGWTKYEATLTALDNDAQAQFALVFDGVGQVQLDMVSLFPPTFRNRENGMRPDLANMLWQLHPKFMRFPGGCFVEGQESPDNAFRWQRTIGPVEEREGHWNVNWGYRTTDGLGYHEYLQLAEDLVAKPLYVVNVGIWHGGQTPYDSIQPWIDECLNALEYANGPVSSKYGAMRAKNGHPEPFGIEYLEVGNENNQPDPRQQSDHYYERYEQFYNAIKAKYPDMKIIGNVVAWGDDNPKWGSSLPVDLLDEHYYRSPDWFADAFHKYDSYDRQGPKVYVGEYAVTNGYGTLGNMNAALGEAIYMMGMENNADVVELASYAPIFVNENDARWRPDMIRFSSSRAMGTPSYYVQQLMPQHLGTQVLKVQLTNPYKDKVVKQITPKQSRVGYGTWNTRATFQCDKEVDCMYGDWQIEGGMLHQTGHKDATRCIQKDVIDGDHYTCKFRCRKDEGAEGFIVIFNYVDDKNYCWVNLGGWTNSQHAIEQISNGGKLLTDSKRGRIEAGRWYDVTLQVAGDSVKVWLDNEQLFDTVLKRDHTKGIYSSATINDATGEIIVKVVNNDDAATTARISLKNFAPSEARVVRLAANDGMEENTLQQPTTIHPVEQQLSTADDHVMLTVPPYSLNIVTIKTDDYLFSKGISTANNETASTLISGKGPLYRRKIVGQEATTF; translated from the coding sequence ATGAACTGTAAAAAATCGCTCTTTATGGGCTGCTGGGCTGCTATGGCTGCCACTGCACAGGCTCAGATAACCATTGATATCGATGCACAGCAGCGAGGCCCTAAGGTGAGCCCCATGCTTTATGGCATCTTTTATGAGGATATCAACCATGCCGCTGATGGAGGCATCTATGCCGAACTGATCAGAAACCGCTCGTTTGAGGATGGACCGCGCTTTGGTGCTCCTGCCGACATGCAGGGGTGGGCTACCGTGGCTGCAGAGCCTTCTGTGTTGGCCGCCCGTCTCATTCAAGACTCGAAGAAAACGCCTCTGCTCAATAGTGCCCAGCACCATGCCCTGCAGTTGGATGTCAAGGCATCACCAGCTGCGCCTGTAAGTCTGATTAACGAGGGCTACTGGGGGATTAACGCCGTGCAGGGACGCACCTATCGCCTGTCGTTCTGGGCCAAGGCGCCAGCCTATAGGGGCACCGTGAAGGCAGAACTGCGCTCGGCCGACGGAAAACAGGTGTACGCTCAGCAGCAGGTGGCTGTATTCGCCGCTGCTAAAAAGCGGGGGTGGACAAAATACGAGGCCACGCTGACCGCTCTTGACAATGATGCCCAGGCGCAGTTCGCGCTTGTGTTCGATGGTGTAGGACAGGTGCAGCTGGATATGGTGAGCCTCTTCCCACCCACATTCCGCAATCGTGAGAACGGTATGCGTCCTGATTTGGCCAACATGCTGTGGCAGTTGCATCCTAAGTTTATGCGATTCCCTGGTGGTTGTTTCGTGGAGGGGCAGGAGAGTCCCGACAATGCCTTCCGCTGGCAGCGCACCATCGGTCCTGTCGAAGAGCGTGAAGGCCACTGGAATGTGAACTGGGGCTACCGTACCACCGATGGACTGGGGTATCATGAGTATCTGCAGTTGGCTGAGGATCTGGTGGCCAAACCGCTCTACGTGGTGAACGTGGGGATATGGCACGGCGGACAAACACCTTACGATAGTATCCAACCATGGATAGACGAGTGCTTGAATGCGCTGGAGTATGCCAACGGTCCCGTCAGTTCCAAGTATGGAGCCATGCGTGCCAAAAACGGTCATCCAGAACCCTTCGGAATAGAATATCTTGAGGTGGGTAATGAGAACAACCAGCCCGATCCGCGGCAGCAGAGCGATCACTATTACGAGCGTTACGAACAGTTTTACAATGCCATCAAGGCCAAATATCCCGATATGAAAATCATAGGCAATGTGGTGGCTTGGGGCGATGATAATCCGAAATGGGGCAGCAGTCTGCCCGTGGATTTGTTGGACGAGCATTATTACCGCTCGCCCGACTGGTTTGCTGATGCTTTCCACAAATACGACAGCTACGACCGCCAAGGACCTAAGGTGTATGTGGGTGAATATGCCGTGACCAATGGCTACGGCACGCTGGGCAATATGAATGCTGCACTGGGCGAGGCCATCTATATGATGGGTATGGAGAACAATGCCGACGTGGTGGAACTGGCATCTTATGCCCCTATCTTCGTCAACGAGAATGATGCCCGTTGGCGCCCGGATATGATACGCTTCAGCAGCAGTCGTGCGATGGGCACTCCGAGCTACTACGTGCAACAGCTCATGCCACAGCATCTGGGCACGCAGGTGCTGAAAGTGCAGCTAACTAATCCTTATAAAGATAAGGTGGTGAAACAGATTACGCCAAAGCAGAGTAGAGTGGGGTATGGTACATGGAACACACGCGCCACTTTCCAATGTGATAAAGAGGTGGACTGCATGTATGGCGACTGGCAGATAGAGGGTGGCATGCTGCACCAGACTGGACATAAGGATGCCACGCGCTGCATTCAGAAGGATGTCATAGACGGCGATCACTATACCTGTAAGTTCCGCTGTCGCAAAGACGAAGGGGCCGAGGGCTTTATCGTCATCTTTAACTATGTGGATGACAAGAACTACTGTTGGGTGAACCTTGGCGGATGGACCAACTCGCAGCATGCCATCGAGCAGATTAGCAATGGCGGCAAACTGCTGACCGACAGTAAGCGTGGGCGCATTGAGGCAGGACGCTGGTATGATGTTACCCTGCAGGTGGCAGGCGACAGTGTGAAGGTATGGCTCGACAATGAGCAGCTGTTTGATACTGTGCTCAAGCGCGACCACACCAAGGGTATCTACTCATCGGCCACCATCAACGACGCCACTGGCGAGATTATTGTAAAAGTGGTGAACAACGATGATGCTGCCACCACAGCTCGTATTAGTCTGAAGAACTTTGCGCCAAGCGAAGCCCGAGTAGTGAGGTTGGCTGCCAACGACGGTATGGAGGAGAATACGCTCCAGCAGCCCACAACCATTCATCCCGTAGAGCAACAACTCTCGACAGCTGATGACCACGTGATGCTAACCGTGCCCCCATATTCGCTGAACATCGTCACAATAAAAACAGATGACTATCTGTTCTCTAAGGGCATTTCAACTGCCAACAACGAAACTGCCAGCACCTTAATTTCAGGAAAAGGGCCGCTATATCGTCGGAAAATAGTGGGACAGGAAGCCACGACATTTTGA